The following coding sequences lie in one Halogeometricum rufum genomic window:
- a CDS encoding SDR family oxidoreductase, with the protein MVGLLQDKVAVVTGGSSGNGRAMAMAFAHEGADVVVADLQAEPREGGTPTHELVMAETDRRAKFVRCDVTNVADLEAAVEEADEFGGVDVMVNNAGIFRAEEFLDVTEEEYDALMDINVKGVFFGSQAAAKKMVEKGGGNIVNISSVAGLQGSGEYVTYNTSKGAVRLMTYALASKFGPQGIRVNAIHPGLIETTMTTEDVPIFGTEQEDAFVETIPSRRAGTPEDVANAAVFLASDLGGYVNGESLVVDGGMSSTL; encoded by the coding sequence ATGGTCGGATTACTGCAAGACAAGGTGGCGGTGGTGACCGGTGGTTCGAGCGGCAACGGACGCGCCATGGCGATGGCCTTCGCCCACGAGGGGGCGGACGTCGTCGTCGCGGACCTGCAGGCCGAACCCCGCGAGGGCGGCACGCCGACGCACGAACTCGTGATGGCGGAAACGGACCGTCGGGCCAAGTTCGTCCGGTGCGACGTGACGAACGTGGCGGACCTCGAAGCGGCCGTCGAGGAGGCCGATGAGTTCGGCGGCGTCGACGTCATGGTCAACAACGCCGGTATCTTCCGTGCGGAGGAGTTCCTCGACGTGACCGAAGAGGAGTACGACGCGCTGATGGACATCAACGTGAAGGGCGTCTTCTTCGGGTCGCAGGCGGCCGCGAAGAAGATGGTCGAGAAGGGCGGCGGGAACATCGTCAACATCTCCAGCGTCGCCGGACTTCAGGGGTCGGGCGAGTACGTCACCTACAACACCTCGAAGGGGGCCGTCCGCCTCATGACGTACGCGCTGGCGTCGAAGTTCGGACCGCAGGGCATCCGGGTCAACGCTATCCACCCGGGTCTCATCGAGACGACGATGACGACGGAGGACGTGCCCATCTTCGGCACCGAACAGGAGGACGCGTTCGTCGAGACGATTCCGTCCCGCCGCGCCGGCACGCCCGAAGACGTCGCGAACGCCGCGGTGTTCCTCGCCTCGGACCTCGGCGGCTACGTCAACGGCGAATCGCTCGTCGTCGACGGCGGGATGTCGAGCACGCTCTGA
- a CDS encoding macro domain-containing protein: MEFRVVHGDIAQQTADALVNAAGTSLRMGSGVAGALRRGGGQELNEAAMAEGPVDLGAVAVTDAFGLDADYVIHAAAMPHYGDGRATADSIRDAAHNALERADELGCESLVMPALGCGVAGFALEDGARIICEVIDEYEPDSLSDVRFVAYDESEYETIRRVADEVRGGAD, encoded by the coding sequence ATGGAGTTTCGCGTCGTCCACGGAGACATCGCACAGCAGACGGCGGACGCACTCGTGAACGCCGCGGGGACGAGCCTCCGGATGGGGTCGGGCGTCGCGGGCGCCCTCAGACGCGGCGGCGGACAGGAGTTGAACGAGGCGGCGATGGCCGAAGGCCCCGTCGACCTGGGCGCGGTGGCCGTCACCGACGCGTTCGGACTCGACGCCGACTACGTGATTCACGCCGCCGCGATGCCGCACTACGGCGACGGGCGGGCGACGGCAGACAGCATCCGCGACGCCGCGCACAACGCGTTGGAACGCGCGGACGAACTCGGCTGCGAGTCGCTGGTGATGCCGGCGCTCGGGTGCGGCGTCGCCGGGTTCGCCCTCGAAGACGGCGCGCGCATCATCTGCGAGGTCATCGACGAGTACGAACCCGACTCGCTGTCGGACGTTCGGTTCGTCGCCTACGACGAGAGCGAGTACGAGACGATTCGCCGCGTCGCCGACGAGGTTCGCGGAGGGGCCGATTGA
- a CDS encoding S9 family peptidase, whose product MDPLPIETFYDLTVLSDVALSPSGDRAAFVAAEFDPDADERLSSLFVVPTDGSRDPHRLTRVASASSPAWGPDGDRLAFLAAREEDAARRVGRDEESEDESTADADDAAADEDADDAEPPADEEEEPKTRVWLFDLARGGDARQVTDFEEGASEFDWSPDGDRMVVAARDPTDEERDYLDDRRDGGPVETERLQHKLDGSGFLDTVTTYLFVVDVETGAADRLDEARGGGAFHELSGTTPAWGPNDRIAYAAYEGDDGDDTFVRDVYSVRPDGSAKRRHTDGELTATLPAWSPDGDRLAFVGGDPENWCIPQQLYVADADAGVALDADADDTDAGDDHGGASDGTDDADAAYRSVSASLDRTLARGADPHWADDDTLYALVGDEGKTRPVRFDADADAPERTFPAQGDDRACLAFETAEGTVLAHLSHPGEGSDLYAFATDAADADPALTRLTDLNAEIRDAYEMPQVRRVSYDSDGAEIDGIVYAPPSFDFDDPDPRPLVVAIHGGPISYDEPVFDFTHAVFTSRDYLVFRPNYRGGSSYGREFAEVLRGEWGTVEVDDVAAGARALVSRGWADEDRVFGHGFSYGGIAQGYLVTQYPDLLTAAAPEHGIYDLRSAFGTDDSHVWTTNDYGVPWENADAYDASSAITDVGNLRTPLLVVAGGEDWRCPPSQSEQLYVSAKKQGVEARFVLYPDEHHNVGDPDRAIHRLAEITSWYERHDPAVESADGDEDTDVDGNEDVDGEDGAGGPDGDE is encoded by the coding sequence ATGGACCCGCTGCCAATCGAGACGTTCTACGACCTGACCGTCCTCTCGGACGTGGCGCTCTCGCCGTCGGGCGACCGGGCGGCGTTCGTCGCCGCCGAGTTCGACCCCGACGCGGACGAACGGCTCTCGTCGCTGTTCGTCGTCCCGACCGACGGGAGTCGCGACCCCCACCGACTCACCCGGGTCGCCTCGGCGTCGAGTCCGGCGTGGGGGCCGGACGGCGACCGACTCGCCTTCCTCGCCGCCCGCGAGGAGGACGCCGCCCGGCGCGTCGGCCGCGACGAGGAGAGCGAAGACGAGTCGACGGCCGACGCGGACGACGCCGCCGCCGACGAAGACGCCGACGACGCCGAACCGCCCGCGGACGAGGAGGAGGAACCGAAGACGCGGGTGTGGCTGTTCGACCTCGCCCGCGGCGGCGACGCCCGGCAGGTGACCGACTTCGAGGAGGGGGCGTCGGAGTTCGACTGGTCGCCCGACGGCGACCGGATGGTTGTCGCCGCGCGCGACCCGACCGACGAGGAACGCGACTACCTCGACGACCGGCGGGACGGCGGCCCCGTCGAGACGGAGCGATTGCAGCACAAACTCGACGGGTCGGGATTCCTCGACACCGTGACGACGTACCTGTTCGTCGTGGACGTCGAGACCGGTGCGGCGGACCGACTGGACGAGGCCCGCGGCGGCGGCGCGTTCCACGAACTGTCGGGCACGACGCCCGCGTGGGGGCCGAACGACCGCATCGCGTACGCGGCCTACGAGGGCGACGACGGGGACGACACGTTCGTCCGCGACGTCTACTCCGTCCGACCGGACGGGTCGGCGAAGCGACGCCACACCGACGGCGAACTCACGGCGACGCTTCCGGCGTGGTCGCCCGACGGGGACCGACTCGCGTTCGTCGGCGGCGACCCGGAGAACTGGTGTATCCCACAGCAACTGTACGTCGCCGACGCCGACGCCGGGGTTGCTCTCGACGCCGACGCCGACGACACCGACGCGGGAGACGACCACGGGGGCGCGAGCGACGGTACGGACGACGCCGACGCCGCGTACCGGAGCGTCTCGGCGTCGCTCGACCGGACGCTCGCTCGCGGCGCGGACCCCCACTGGGCCGACGACGACACGCTCTACGCCCTCGTCGGCGACGAGGGGAAGACGCGCCCGGTGCGGTTCGACGCCGACGCGGACGCGCCCGAACGGACGTTCCCGGCCCAGGGTGACGACCGGGCCTGCCTCGCGTTCGAGACGGCCGAGGGGACCGTTCTCGCCCACCTCTCGCACCCGGGCGAGGGGTCGGACCTGTACGCGTTCGCCACCGACGCGGCGGACGCGGACCCGGCCCTCACCCGACTCACGGACCTGAACGCCGAGATCCGAGACGCGTACGAGATGCCGCAGGTACGGCGCGTCTCCTACGACAGCGACGGCGCCGAAATCGACGGCATCGTCTACGCGCCGCCGTCGTTCGACTTCGACGACCCCGACCCGCGTCCGCTGGTGGTCGCCATCCACGGCGGGCCCATCTCCTACGACGAACCCGTGTTCGACTTCACGCACGCGGTGTTCACCTCCCGCGACTACCTCGTGTTCCGCCCGAACTACCGCGGCGGGTCCTCCTACGGCCGCGAGTTCGCGGAAGTGCTCCGCGGCGAGTGGGGCACCGTCGAGGTGGACGACGTCGCCGCCGGCGCGCGCGCACTCGTCTCGCGCGGGTGGGCCGACGAGGACCGCGTCTTCGGCCACGGCTTCTCCTACGGCGGCATCGCGCAGGGCTACCTCGTCACGCAGTATCCGGACCTGCTGACCGCCGCCGCGCCCGAACACGGCATCTACGACCTGCGGTCGGCGTTCGGCACCGACGACAGTCACGTCTGGACGACGAACGACTACGGCGTCCCGTGGGAGAACGCCGACGCCTACGACGCCTCGTCGGCCATCACCGACGTGGGGAACCTCCGGACGCCCCTGCTGGTCGTCGCCGGCGGCGAGGACTGGCGCTGTCCGCCGTCCCAGTCCGAGCAACTGTACGTCAGCGCCAAGAAGCAGGGCGTCGAGGCGCGCTTCGTCCTCTACCCCGACGAACACCACAACGTCGGCGACCCGGACAGAGCGATTCACCGGCTGGCGGAGATAACCTCGTGGTACGAACGGCACGACCCGGCGGTCGAGTCTGCCGACGGGGACGAGGATACGGACGTGGACGGAAACGAGGACGTGGACGGCGAAGACGGAGCAGGCGGCCCGGACGGCGACGAGTAG
- a CDS encoding YbhB/YbcL family Raf kinase inhibitor-like protein translates to MHRRDVLALSGASLTGCVGRPDDDSAGADAAETAQTADRAANRTLATDGGTDRTAESLTLSSSAFDAGATLPTRFSCDGEGVSPPLSVAGVPDDTAALAVVADDPDAPGSEPFVHWLLWNLPADTAEIPADVPGEGTVLGGARQGTNGGGDVGYYPACPPAGDGPHTYRFTLFALGDRLDVTAGARRDAVQRATDDATLERARLTATYERS, encoded by the coding sequence ATGCACCGACGCGACGTGCTCGCCCTCTCCGGCGCTTCGCTGACCGGGTGCGTCGGGCGACCGGACGACGACTCGGCGGGCGCGGACGCCGCCGAGACGGCACAGACCGCCGATCGGGCGGCGAACCGTACACTCGCGACAGATGGGGGGACGGACCGCACGGCGGAGTCGCTGACGCTCTCCTCGTCGGCGTTCGACGCCGGCGCGACGTTGCCGACACGGTTCTCCTGCGACGGCGAGGGCGTCTCACCGCCGCTCTCCGTCGCGGGCGTCCCCGACGATACCGCGGCGCTCGCAGTCGTCGCGGACGACCCGGACGCCCCCGGAAGCGAGCCGTTCGTCCACTGGTTGCTGTGGAACCTCCCGGCCGACACGGCGGAGATTCCGGCGGACGTGCCCGGCGAGGGGACGGTCCTCGGGGGCGCGCGGCAGGGGACGAACGGCGGAGGCGACGTGGGATACTACCCGGCGTGTCCGCCCGCCGGCGACGGCCCGCACACCTACCGGTTCACGCTGTTCGCCCTCGGCGACAGACTCGACGTGACGGCGGGGGCGCGACGCGACGCCGTCCAGCGAGCAACCGACGACGCGACGCTCGAACGGGCGCGACTGACGGCGACGTACGAGCGTTCCTGA
- a CDS encoding oxidoreductase: MSRLESPLRIGDVRVPNRLYRSPLLECAGNGPEAVDRLVAELEPAAASGAGLVCQGATIVRGEGGCAAPGMTRVHDPDFVSRLSRLTDAIHRHGGRIAVQLEHGGLRSMETWHAGYREDHPDLRQLAVSEPPRLLRAMAATGFLDYDAHVLSTEEVYELAADFGRSAKWCADAGYDVIHLAGANMGLVHQFLSPFYNRRDDEFRDGVRFLEVVHDEIRSRAGDVPVMTKVPAEMAAPPVVRRRLSADDVAGICARLADYGYDALVPVNGSVFWDASIVKGNYPDRAWRDDRFEAGYAEAFGGRLRARLVALGNWLESKAYDFEPAWNADLCRRVRRTVDVPVLCEGGIRGRAEMDRLLGDACDAVGLGRPFYAEPRLPARLLDGDPKTRVVCRNCNNCAVPQATGADGVCRTPDVLRRAGELRRAGAYDREDAEADGS; this comes from the coding sequence ATGTCCCGTCTCGAATCACCGCTCCGAATCGGCGACGTGCGGGTACCGAACCGGCTCTATCGGTCGCCCCTGCTGGAGTGCGCGGGGAACGGACCCGAGGCGGTGGACCGCCTCGTCGCCGAGTTGGAACCGGCCGCGGCGTCTGGCGCGGGACTCGTCTGTCAGGGCGCGACTATCGTCCGCGGCGAGGGTGGCTGTGCCGCGCCGGGGATGACGCGCGTCCACGACCCCGACTTCGTCTCTCGGCTCTCCCGTCTCACCGACGCGATTCACCGCCACGGCGGGCGCATCGCCGTCCAACTCGAACACGGCGGCCTCAGGAGCATGGAGACGTGGCACGCTGGCTACCGCGAGGACCACCCTGACCTCCGGCAACTCGCCGTCTCCGAACCGCCGCGACTCCTGCGTGCGATGGCCGCGACGGGGTTTCTCGACTACGACGCGCACGTCCTCTCCACCGAGGAGGTGTACGAACTCGCCGCCGACTTCGGCCGGTCGGCGAAGTGGTGCGCCGACGCGGGCTACGACGTGATTCACCTCGCGGGCGCGAACATGGGCCTCGTCCACCAGTTCCTCTCGCCGTTCTACAACCGCCGCGACGACGAGTTCCGCGACGGCGTTCGCTTTCTGGAAGTCGTACACGACGAGATTCGCTCGCGCGCGGGCGACGTGCCCGTGATGACGAAGGTGCCCGCCGAGATGGCCGCCCCGCCCGTCGTCCGCCGCCGCCTCTCCGCCGACGACGTCGCGGGTATCTGCGCCCGCCTCGCCGACTACGGCTACGACGCTCTCGTCCCGGTCAACGGCTCGGTGTTCTGGGACGCCAGCATCGTGAAGGGGAACTACCCGGACCGCGCGTGGCGCGACGACCGGTTCGAAGCGGGGTACGCCGAAGCGTTCGGCGGGCGACTCCGCGCCCGACTCGTCGCTCTCGGCAACTGGCTGGAGTCGAAGGCGTACGACTTCGAACCGGCGTGGAACGCCGACCTGTGCCGGCGCGTCCGGCGCACGGTGGACGTGCCCGTCCTCTGCGAGGGCGGGATTCGCGGCCGCGCGGAGATGGACAGACTGCTCGGAGACGCCTGCGACGCCGTCGGCCTCGGCCGCCCGTTCTACGCCGAACCGAGACTGCCCGCCCGACTGCTCGACGGCGACCCGAAGACGCGCGTCGTCTGCCGGAACTGCAACAACTGCGCCGTCCCGCAGGCCACCGGCGCCGACGGCGTCTGTCGGACGCCCGACGTTCTTCGCCGGGCGGGAGAACTGCGCCGGGCGGGGGCGTACGACCGCGAGGACGCCGAAGCCGACGGGTCGTAG
- a CDS encoding ABC transporter permease — MPPADESPGAPAAGRVDWDAVTDESERSVRAAVLAAFLVVVAASFAYDYAVVASGNPFVAGVDPTAMDWLFGLSLGAFGVSLAHAVTARPERAAEVLAEFRGRPVAAGSLAYLVGFFLVGLFGPLLVGPATPDVLHAAQPPVFTTINDLIVGNCVGPVTDGACAGTARFPFGTDPFGRDMVWVTVQGARIALQVALVSSVIIVPVATVVGVTAGYFGGPVDALLMRYVDVQQSVPAIVIYFIAIFVFGRSLFLIVLVFGLLGWGGVARIVRGEVLSLRNEHYVTAAKSAGASNLDVLRKHVVPNVTDTVVVSTAQQIPYLILVEASLSFLKLNAIELPSWGETIRWGMSDYFPLFWWISTWPILVLVATILAFGLFGDALQDALDPRE, encoded by the coding sequence GTGCCACCCGCGGACGAATCGCCGGGCGCACCGGCGGCCGGTCGGGTCGACTGGGACGCCGTGACCGACGAGTCGGAGCGGTCGGTGCGGGCGGCGGTCCTCGCCGCGTTCCTCGTCGTCGTCGCCGCCTCGTTCGCCTACGACTACGCCGTCGTCGCGTCGGGTAATCCGTTCGTCGCGGGCGTCGACCCGACGGCGATGGACTGGCTGTTCGGACTCTCGCTGGGCGCGTTCGGCGTCTCGCTCGCGCACGCCGTCACCGCGCGGCCCGAACGCGCCGCCGAGGTGCTGGCGGAGTTCCGCGGCCGCCCGGTTGCGGCGGGAAGCCTCGCGTACCTCGTCGGCTTCTTCCTCGTCGGCCTGTTCGGCCCCCTGCTCGTCGGCCCGGCGACGCCGGACGTCCTCCACGCCGCGCAACCGCCCGTGTTCACGACCATCAACGACCTCATCGTCGGCAACTGCGTGGGGCCGGTGACCGACGGCGCCTGCGCCGGGACGGCCCGGTTCCCGTTCGGCACCGACCCGTTCGGCCGCGACATGGTGTGGGTGACGGTGCAGGGCGCGCGCATCGCGCTCCAAGTCGCCCTCGTATCCTCGGTCATCATCGTTCCTGTCGCCACCGTCGTCGGCGTCACGGCGGGCTACTTCGGCGGCCCCGTCGACGCCCTCCTGATGCGGTACGTCGACGTCCAGCAGTCCGTCCCCGCCATCGTCATCTACTTCATCGCCATCTTCGTCTTCGGCCGGAGCCTCTTTCTCATCGTCCTCGTGTTCGGCCTCCTCGGGTGGGGCGGCGTCGCCCGCATCGTCCGCGGCGAGGTGCTGTCGCTCCGAAACGAACACTACGTCACGGCGGCCAAGAGCGCGGGCGCCTCGAACCTCGACGTCCTCCGCAAGCACGTCGTGCCGAACGTCACCGACACCGTCGTCGTCTCGACGGCCCAGCAGATTCCCTACCTGATTCTCGTGGAGGCGTCGCTGTCGTTCCTGAAACTGAACGCCATCGAACTGCCGTCGTGGGGCGAGACGATTCGCTGGGGGATGAGCGACTACTTCCCGCTGTTCTGGTGGATTTCGACGTGGCCCATCCTCGTCCTCGTCGCCACCATCCTCGCGTTCGGCCTGTTCGGCGACGCGCTACAGGACGCACTCGACCCCCGGGAGTAG
- a CDS encoding ABC transporter permease → MSRLGFLLRRSVFAVVAAVGVLTVVFLLVTVPENPNVAKVEFAAAMAGNDPQAAAEAYRATHNLDRSLWWRWTHWMGNVLRFRWGVSQSMGAPVVAVLARATPYTLGYLVPGVLVSVVVGVTAGVATALRRRSPADRLGAAVAYLGYGVPNFYLATFLLILVGTQFGWDATGFRNELLTPKNAKRYVLPTVVLATTLTASQLRYTRSLSTDLLGRDFVRLARAKGAPVSRVARHVVRNAAVPLLTLTFADLLGVLMLNVFVLEFVFGIPGIGTVSLAAIRDRDVPLVLGATALFVLVGVVGNFLQDLAYAALDPRVEE, encoded by the coding sequence GTGAGTCGCCTCGGCTTCCTCCTCCGGCGGAGCGTCTTCGCCGTCGTCGCCGCCGTCGGCGTCCTGACCGTGGTGTTCCTCCTCGTCACCGTCCCGGAGAATCCGAACGTCGCCAAGGTCGAGTTCGCCGCCGCGATGGCCGGTAACGACCCGCAGGCGGCGGCGGAGGCCTACCGCGCCACCCACAACCTCGACCGGTCGCTGTGGTGGCGGTGGACGCACTGGATGGGGAACGTCCTCCGGTTCCGGTGGGGCGTCTCCCAGAGCATGGGCGCGCCCGTCGTGGCGGTGCTGGCGCGCGCCACGCCGTACACGCTCGGCTACCTCGTCCCCGGCGTTCTGGTGAGCGTCGTCGTGGGCGTCACCGCGGGCGTGGCGACGGCGCTTCGGCGGCGGAGTCCCGCGGACCGACTGGGCGCGGCCGTCGCCTATCTCGGCTACGGCGTCCCCAACTTCTACCTCGCCACCTTCCTGCTCATCCTCGTCGGCACGCAGTTCGGCTGGGACGCGACGGGCTTTCGGAACGAACTGCTGACCCCGAAGAACGCGAAGCGGTACGTCCTCCCAACCGTCGTCCTCGCGACGACGCTCACCGCCAGCCAACTGCGCTACACCCGGTCGCTCTCGACGGACCTCCTCGGGCGCGACTTCGTCCGACTCGCCCGCGCGAAGGGCGCTCCCGTCTCCCGCGTCGCCCGCCACGTCGTCCGGAACGCCGCCGTCCCCCTGTTGACGCTCACGTTCGCGGACCTCCTCGGCGTGCTGATGTTGAACGTCTTCGTGCTGGAGTTCGTCTTCGGCATCCCCGGCATCGGAACGGTGAGTCTGGCCGCGATTCGGGACCGCGACGTGCCACTCGTACTCGGGGCG
- a CDS encoding succinylglutamate desuccinylase/aspartoacylase family protein yields MSDPKPFRYDTEVPPGEKRHLRYQISETYLGDPVEIPVTVINGEHGGPRVFMTAALHGDELNGVKVLQEVSARYDPAEIHGTIVCVHVANVPGYLAQQRYIPIYDLDLNRSFPGRDSANTAERMANQIYERFVRPCDVGIDFHTSTRNRTTMYHVRADMSNPEVERLARSFGSNLVLSGEADAGSLRTVATREGMPTITVEMGRAHRFQPPLVERALEGVESVLAEYGLLPDRPVAWPGWTRVVANASDKAWLRADTGGLVEMQYGDVPLVYADDTICTITDHFKKREKRVAAPFTGLVIGVLQNPVAAPGHPLCHLVSVRDETLAEIERQIDAGEFTERPWS; encoded by the coding sequence GTGAGCGACCCGAAACCGTTCCGGTACGACACCGAGGTGCCGCCGGGCGAGAAGCGACACCTGCGGTACCAGATAAGCGAGACGTACCTCGGCGACCCCGTCGAGATTCCGGTCACGGTGATAAACGGTGAACACGGCGGTCCACGGGTGTTCATGACCGCCGCCCTCCACGGCGACGAACTCAACGGCGTGAAGGTCCTGCAGGAGGTGTCGGCGCGCTACGACCCCGCGGAGATACACGGCACCATCGTCTGCGTCCACGTCGCCAACGTCCCCGGCTACCTCGCCCAGCAGCGCTACATCCCCATCTACGACCTCGACCTGAACCGCTCGTTCCCCGGGCGCGACTCCGCGAACACGGCCGAGCGGATGGCGAACCAGATATACGAGCGGTTCGTCCGCCCGTGCGATGTCGGCATCGACTTCCACACCTCGACGCGGAACCGGACGACGATGTATCACGTCCGCGCGGACATGTCGAACCCCGAGGTGGAACGCCTCGCCCGGTCGTTCGGCTCGAATCTCGTCCTCTCGGGCGAGGCGGACGCGGGGTCGCTCCGCACCGTCGCCACGCGGGAGGGAATGCCCACCATCACGGTGGAGATGGGGCGGGCGCACCGCTTCCAACCGCCCCTCGTCGAACGCGCGCTGGAGGGCGTCGAGAGCGTCCTCGCGGAGTACGGTCTCCTCCCGGACCGGCCGGTGGCGTGGCCCGGGTGGACGCGCGTCGTCGCGAACGCCTCGGACAAGGCGTGGCTTCGCGCCGACACGGGCGGGCTGGTGGAGATGCAGTACGGCGACGTGCCTCTCGTGTACGCGGACGACACCATCTGCACCATCACGGACCACTTCAAGAAGCGCGAGAAGCGGGTCGCCGCGCCGTTCACGGGTCTCGTCATCGGCGTCCTCCAGAACCCCGTCGCCGCGCCGGGACACCCGCTGTGTCACCTCGTGAGCGTGCGCGACGAGACGCTGGCCGAGATTGAGCGGCAGATAGACGCCGGGGAGTTTACCGAACGACCGTGGTCCTGA